The sequence CTCCGCCTTTCCATAACGGCCGATGGATTCCATGTAGGACATGAGAAGCCGCTCGGTCTTCGCCGGAAGGCGGTACGCTTCCACATTCTTCAGACAATCGTCAATCTCCTCCGGCAGGCCCAGAAGCTCGCGGTCTGCGCCGTGAAGCGCGGCATACAGATACAGGTGCAGCGCCTTCATCATCCTCGGCAGCGCTTCGGGGATCTGATCCGCTGCGGCATAAATGCTTCCTTCCTCATAAAGCAGGCGGGCCATCCCCTGCAGCTTGTCGACTTCTATTCCTCCGCCGAGGCGGAATATTTCGATAATATCCTCTACGGACAGCGAATTCAGCAAGCGGGAG is a genomic window of Paenibacillus durus ATCC 35681 containing:
- a CDS encoding DUF6483 family protein, which codes for MFRRDYIVRMIEDMTAMIAKVFDLKQQRKTTEALWEVDELLNKHFRLNSRLLNSLSVEDIIEIFRLGGGIEVDKLQGMARLLYEEGSIYAAADQIPEALPRMMKALHLYLYAALHGADRELLGLPEEIDDCLKNVEAYRLPAKTERLLMSYMESIGRYGKAEDSLYRLKEQGEPVAKEGEELYDRLLDKDPAELERGNLPLEEVRQGRQEWLKLNRETKEAGIQ